CCTGCAGGAGATGGTTTTGCAGGACGTCACGGATGCACCCGGTCGCGTCGTAGAACCGGCCGCGGCCCTCGATGCCGAACCTCTCGGCCATGGTGATCTGGACGCTCTCGACATGGTGGGAGTTCCAGACCGGCTCGAGCAGCGCGTTCGCGAAGCGAAAATAAACGATGTTCTGGACCGGCTCTTTGCCGAGGAAGTGGTCGATCCGGTAGATCTCCTCTTCCGGAAAGACGCTCGCGAGCGTGCGGTAGAGCGCGCGAGCGGACTCCAGATCCTGGCCGAACGGCTTCTCGACGACGAGCCGCCCTCGCCGCACGCACCCGGAGCGATCGAGCGCCTTGACGACCTCTTCGAACAGGGCGGGCGGCACGGCCATGTAGTGGAGCGGCCGCTGGGCGGTGCCGAGCCGCTCGCGGAGGCGGTGGAACGTCGCCGGATCGGCGTAATCCCCGCTCACGTACGAGAGCCGCGCGCACAGCTCGCGATGGACGCCGGCCTCGAACACGCCCGCCCGCTCGAGGCTCTCGCGGACGCGGGCGTAGAGCTGCTCGATGCTCCACGGGCTCTTGGCCACGCCGATGATGGGCACGTCCAGCTTGTGGCGGCGGATCAGCCCGGCCAGCGCCGGGAAGATCTTCTTGAAGGCCAGGTCGCCCGTCGCTCCGAAGAGAACGAGCGCGTCGGCGGCCTTCATGCCGTCTGCTCGGCGGCGCCGAACCTCGCGCGCCGCATGCCCGAACTCCCCTGGCCTTTACCTTCCATCCATCCAGTGCGCATGCGCTCGGCTCCTCTCGTCATGGCCCTGGAGGCCCCGGTCCCGCTCCGGCATCGCGTGTGCCACGCTCGATCGGTACGAGCGCGCCTTGCCGAACGCGGTAGCGGGAGGCTCGCCGGGGCTCCTGCCGCCGCGGTCCTGAGCGCAGCTCCGCACCACGCCTGTGCAGCCTGCGCATGCGGCGGGTCCGAGCGGCTCACCGAGCGCGGGCGCGCTTTTGCGCCATGCCTTGGAGCCTCTTCACGAGCTCGACAGCCTCGTCCTCGCGGCCGAGATCGTGCAATGCCCTGGCTCGAATGAGGAGCGACTCGGGGAGCGCGTCCTTGCGGCTGGTCTCGGGCTCGAGCAGGCGGGCCGCTTCTGCCGGGTCACCGCTGCGAAGCGCGACGGTCGCTAGGTTGTGGGTGATCTGGCGCTTCTCCCGATCGTCGCCGGAGCGATCGAGCGCGGACGTCCACGCAGCGCGAGCGTCGGCCCACCGCTCTTGAGCGAAGCGCACAGCGCCGAGGTTCTGGAGCGCCGCGAGCTCATCGGCGTACGAGAGATGGTCGGCGTCGGGCGCCGCGGCTCGCTCGTACCGCGACGCGGCCGCCTCCCAGTCGCGGGCGTCCCGAGCCACCTCGCCGAGGAAGAACTGCCCCTCGCGGCACGCGGGCTCGCGGCTCACCTCCGGCGCCCAGAGGCGCTCATCGCTCGCATACCTTCGTCCTTCGCGCAGCGAGAGCGCCGTGAACGGCACGCCGAGGACAAGGACCAGCGCCCACAGGCGCCGGCCGTGGCGGTCGGCTGCGTGGGCGAGGAGCATCGCGCCGAACGCAAGCGGCACATAGAGGTAATGGGGCGACCACCAGCGCATGATCGGCACGAGCTGCAGCGACGGCAGGAGAGAGAGCGCGAAGAGCCATGCAACGCCCCGCCGTCGTGACGCGAGCAGGGTGACGCCACCGAGCACGGCGGCGCCGAAGAGGGCCGAAAGGCTCGCCGTGCGGGTGATCCGGAACGCATCGCAGATGCTCTGGTCGAGCGGCACGACCAGCGCCAGGGCGCTCTTCCCGAGCGCAGCGAGCCTCGTGCCGACGCTCTCGTCGAGCGGCAGCGCGGGATGCTGGGCCCGGAAGCGGGGCGCGTACAGCAGGCGGAGGCCGGTCGCGGCCGCGAACGCGGCGCCTTCCGCTGCGAGCAGGCGCAGGCGCGTCGCGCCGTCAGCGGAGGATGCCTGTGGGCGCGGCCCGGCGTGCAGGGCGGCTCCCCCATGCGCCGGGGAGCCGCCCTCCCGACGTCGTTCAGCGGAGAGCGCCAGGACGAACAGCGGACCAAGCAGCCACGCCGTCTCCTTCGTGAGCGCGCCGGCGAAGAGCGCCGCGGCTGCGAGAGCGGGCTTTTGCGCCTGGTGCGCGGCGACGAGCGCAAGGAGGAAGACCGCTATCATCGCCTCCGAGCGGAACGCGATCGCGGAAGCGACCAGGGATGTCGTCGGATGCACCGCGAAGAGCAGCCCGGCCGCCAGCGCCGCGCGGGGCGAGAGGCCGAGGGCCCGCGCCGCCACGGTGGTCATGACCGACGCGAGCGCGTGCCAGCCGAGCGTGACCGCGTGGAAGAAGCCGGGCGTCTTCGACACGGCCGCGTCGATGGAGAGCGACAGCGCCATGAGCGGCCGGTAGAAGCTGGTATCCGCGAAGCCCCGGGTGAACAGCCCGAGCCAGCCGGAGGGCGCCGCGAGCGCGCGCCCCTCCCGGAGGTGCGCGTGATCGAGCCAGACGTAGCCGCCGCCGAGGGCCGTCGCGTGGGAAGCGGCGGCCAGCGCGGCGACGGCCATGAGCCCGCGGCGGCCGGGGGAGAGCTCGCGCAACATGCACCCCTGCTACGATCGCGAGAGTCGCCTGGAACGCTCAGTCATGGGTGATCGAGAACGTCTCGGCGGTCGTCCCGCTGATCGTCTTGAAGTAACCCGTGGCCGCCTTGGGGTTGCCGCCGACGTTGAAGGTGATGAACTGAGCACCGTAGTTCGCGCTCTGGTTCGAGGTGTAGATGAACCCCCACGTGTTGCTGCACCCGTACGGAAACGTCGTCGGTGTGCAGCGCGTCTGGGTGCGGATGCTGTTCCCGCCGAGGCCGGCGACCGTCACGAACGTCCGCCCGTTCGTTCCATCTCCTCCGACGCAGAGGACCCCTGCGCCGTTGCACGTGGGGTCGACTGTCTGCGAGGTCATGTTGGTGAGCGTCCTCGTCCGCTCGTAGCTGTGCTCGTGTCCCGTCTGGATGATCGCGCCCTGCTTCCGGCACGTCTCGTAGACGTCCCAGCCCATCTCGTCGCCCTTCCCGCCCACCTGCATGGCCGCCTGATTCTGGTGCCACTGGCAGATCTTCCAGATGTGCGTGTCCGTGTCGAGGAACGGCGTGATGTGCGTCGCCCCGTTATCGCCCTTCTTGGCGGTCACGAGCACGAGGCCGCGGAAGGTGGTCTTGTAGTTGGCGTCGTGCGCGCCGGCGACCCGGGTCGCGCCGCCGAGGTGATTCGCCGCCTTGGGCAGATAGCCGCTCCAGGAGGAGTCATCGTGGTTGCCGCGGGAGATGAACACGGGGAACGTCGTGCCGAGGACCGACTCGACCTGGTTCCACCACGTGGTCGGGTTGGCGGAGTACGACATGTCGCCGTTGACGACGACCGCCGCCGCGCCCTCGCTGAGCACGAGGTTCAGCACGCTCGTGAAGCTGCTCCCCGTGCCCGTGTCCCCGATGAAGGCGATCTTGAGGTTCGGATCCGTCGAGACCGTTCCGTTGAGCGCGGCCGAGGTCGTCT
The nucleotide sequence above comes from Sorangium aterium. Encoded proteins:
- a CDS encoding metallophosphoesterase, whose amino-acid sequence is METQGDRDQQKEPRKAPLARMFGLAVSVIVLALSMGTGVSACAGAGGDERANDDPQGVYDGQEEEGALEPSETTSAALNGTVSTDPNLKIAFIGDTGTGSSFTSVLNLVLSEGAAAVVVNGDMSYSANPTTWWNQVESVLGTTFPVFISRGNHDDSSWSGYLPKAANHLGGATRVAGAHDANYKTTFRGLVLVTAKKGDNGATHITPFLDTDTHIWKICQWHQNQAAMQVGGKGDEMGWDVYETCRKQGAIIQTGHEHSYERTRTLTNMTSQTVDPTCNGAGVLCVGGDGTNGRTFVTVAGLGGNSIRTQTRCTPTTFPYGCSNTWGFIYTSNQSANYGAQFITFNVGGNPKAATGYFKTISGTTAETFSITHD
- a CDS encoding tetratricopeptide repeat protein, which codes for MLRELSPGRRGLMAVAALAAASHATALGGGYVWLDHAHLREGRALAAPSGWLGLFTRGFADTSFYRPLMALSLSIDAAVSKTPGFFHAVTLGWHALASVMTTVAARALGLSPRAALAAGLLFAVHPTTSLVASAIAFRSEAMIAVFLLALVAAHQAQKPALAAAALFAGALTKETAWLLGPLFVLALSAERRREGGSPAHGGAALHAGPRPQASSADGATRLRLLAAEGAAFAAATGLRLLYAPRFRAQHPALPLDESVGTRLAALGKSALALVVPLDQSICDAFRITRTASLSALFGAAVLGGVTLLASRRRGVAWLFALSLLPSLQLVPIMRWWSPHYLYVPLAFGAMLLAHAADRHGRRLWALVLVLGVPFTALSLREGRRYASDERLWAPEVSREPACREGQFFLGEVARDARDWEAAASRYERAAAPDADHLSYADELAALQNLGAVRFAQERWADARAAWTSALDRSGDDREKRQITHNLATVALRSGDPAEAARLLEPETSRKDALPESLLIRARALHDLGREDEAVELVKRLQGMAQKRARAR